One Camelina sativa cultivar DH55 chromosome 3, Cs, whole genome shotgun sequence genomic window carries:
- the LOC104774030 gene encoding zinc finger BED domain-containing protein DAYSLEEPER-like, producing the protein MDTTNPTEMVDVDVALEMDSDTQTQPIVKRRRQKKSEVWDHFITEVVSPDTKKARCMHCNKSFAYINGTKASGTSHLKRHIDLGICAKSSEFKKLSPTPIKEETTPTPIKEETTSSSCLPKKRRISSPVVPPPLDQDRCNHEMAKMIIMHDYPLHMVEHPGFVGFLQALRPQFRVASFKTVHDDCVSMFFSQKLKILDFIGKIPGGVNLTVDLWSSKQSVGYAFLTGHFIDKDWNLTHRLLNVAVVASPDSDFALNQPVEACLSEWKLEGKISSIAVSQSLVNKTAVENLRGYLSARNQHVLNGQLLMGKCYARLLSSMAQDALTAEHLQEPIKKVRDSIKRVKTNQVCGDRFDDLKKQFPTPSSYKDLLIDNQTRWDTSYNMLLAAFEHKQVFSSLETCYPEYKISISPEDWRKIESLCSCLKVLFEAGKALTGPNQLTASDFYHEMTKLQLELRHTAMCEDPDVRNLANSLSEKFDQYWRGNFLVLAVAGVMDPRFKMRFIEFTFNKSYGEDAKKWTKTVNDAFYDLYLSYSEQNLLDAYVDHGFSEIEVAQESHFHQDVAEDANTGNGQSSDESSTQLEQTTEAHQHERESKVVKQNVVRLLEGVSEESQLTEEDQQHCDDSQVHAMAEEDNILFPVDVLLQEGSTLVTIGESFSDFDDMYMPEMKTELDQYLEEELTPRSEDFNVLSWWRLNTTNYPTLSKMAVDLLSVPFSTVSPDSVFETEVKQMDSYKTSLSRATLEALLCTKEWFKNETS; encoded by the coding sequence ATGGATACTACTAATCCTACAGAAATGGTTGATGTGGACGTTGCTCTTGAGATGGATTCTGATACACAAACACAACCCATTGTGAAGCGTAGGAGGCAGAAGAAGTCTGAGGTGTGGGATCACTTCATCACGGAAGTTGTTAGTCCTGACACTAAAAAAGCTCGTTGCATGCACTGCAACAAATCCTTTGCCTACATTAATGGCACTAAGGCTTCAGGAACTAGCCACCTTAAGCGTCACATTGACTTGGGTATTTGTGCTAAGAGCTCTGAGTTCAAGAAGCTCTCTCCAACGCCAATCAAGGAGGAAACCACGCCAACGCCAATCAAGGAGGAAACCACTTCCTCCTCTTGCCTTCCCAAGAAACGTCGGATCTCTTCTCCTGTTGTTCCTCCTCCTCTGGATCAAGATCGCTGCAACCATGAGATGGCTAAGATGATCATCATGCATGATTACCCTCTTCATATGGTCGAGCACCCTGGTTTTGTTGGTTTCCTGCAGGCTCTTCGTCCCCAGTTCCGTGTGGCAAGCTTCAAGACCGTTCATGATGATTGTGTCTCTATGTTTTTTTCCCAAAAGCTGAAAATCTTGGACTTTATTGGAAAGATTCCTGGGGGAGTTAATCTTACTGTAGACTTGTGGTCATCAAAGCAATCAGTTGGTTATGCTTTTCTGACTGGACACTTTATTGATAAAGACTGGAATTTGACTCACCGTCTTCTGAATGTTGCTGTTGTGGCTTCTCCTGATTCAGATTTTGCTTTAAACCAACCTGTCGAAGCTTGCTTGTCGGAGTGGAAGTTGGAAGGGAAGATTTCAAGCATCGCTGTCAGCCAATCACTAGTAAATAAGACCGCCGTTGAGAATCTCAGAGGTTATTTGTCTGCTAGGAATCAGCATGTTTTGAATGGTCAGTTGTTGATGGGAAAATGCTATGCTCGCCTCCTAAGCAGCATGGCGCAAGATGCACTCACAGCTGAACACCTCCAAGAACCTATAAAGAAAGTCCGAGATAGCATCAAGCGTGTTAAAACCAACCAGGTTTGCGGTGACAGATTTGATGACCTGAAGAAACAGTTTCCAACCCCTTCTTCTTACAAAGATCTTCTCATTGACAACCAAACGAGATGGGACACAAGTTACAACATGTTGCTGGCTGCATTTGAACACAAACAAGTGTTTTCTAGTTTGGAAACTTGCTATCCTGAGTACAAAATATCTATATCTCCTGAAGACTGGAGAAAGATTGAGAGTCTCTGCTCATGCTTGAAGGTTCTTTTCGAAGCGGGTAAGGCCTTGACTGGGCCAAACCAGTTGACAGCAAGCGATTTCTACCATGAGATGACAAAGCTTCAGCTAGAGCTGAGACACACTGCCATGTGTGAAGACCCGGATGTCAGAAACCTAGCAAACTCGTTGAGTGAAAAATTTGACCAGTATTGGAGAGGAAACTTCCTGGTTTTGGCAGTTGCAGGGGTCATGGATCCCCGGTTCAAAATGCGCTTCATTGAGTTCACCTTCAATAAGTCTTATGGTGAAGATGCAAAAAAATGGACCAAGACTGTCAATGACGCCTTCTATGATCTGTACCTTAGCTACAGTGAACAGAATCTGTTGGATGCTTATGTGGATCATGGCTTTTCGGAAATAGAAGTGGCTCAGGAATCTCACTTCCATCAAGACGTGGCTGAAGATGCCAATACAGGGAATGGGCAATCAAGTGATGAATCAAGTACACAACTAGAGCAAACCACAGAGGCACATCaacatgagagagagagtaaggTAGTGAAGCAAAATGTGGTAAGGCTTTTGGAGGGAGTGAGTGAAGAGAGTCAGCTAACAGAAGAGGATCAGCAACATTGTGATGATTCTCAAGTACATGCAATGGCAGAGGAAGACAACATACTATTTCCGGTTGACGTGCTTCTCCAGGAAGGGTCTACCCTCGTCACAATAGGCGAATCATTTTCAGACTTTGATGATATGTACATGCCAGAGATGAAAACGGAGCTTGATCAATACCTGGAAGAAGAACTGACTCCGAGGTCAGAAGACTTTAACGTTCTGAGCTGGTGGAGGCTCAACACCACAAACTACCCAACCCTTTCAAAGATGGCTGTGGATCTCCTCTCTGTCCCCTTCAGCACCGTCTCTCCTGATTCTGTATTCGAAACAGAGGTGAAGCAGATGGACAGTTACAAGACCTCCCTTTCTCGTGCAACCTTGGAGGCTCTCTTGTGCACTAAGGAGTGGTTCAAAAATGAAACTTCATGA